A window of Metabacillus sp. B2-18 contains these coding sequences:
- a CDS encoding dihydrofolate reductase family protein, with amino-acid sequence MTNNVKQRRIILDLAVTLDGFIEGKNGEVDWCIMDPDMGFTDFLNQIDTILYGRKSYDLWGQYIPKNEDPDTEKEIWKLVHSKKKYVFSRTQNEIHNQAIFINDNLLEEVNKLKKKSGKDIWLYGGASLITTFINLGLVDEFRLSIHPVVLGEGKPLFIDLKQRINLKMVNTRTFSSGVVQIIYHWNDN; translated from the coding sequence ATGACAAATAACGTAAAACAGAGAAGAATAATTTTAGATTTAGCAGTTACTTTAGATGGTTTTATTGAAGGGAAAAATGGAGAAGTTGATTGGTGCATTATGGACCCTGATATGGGGTTTACTGATTTCTTAAATCAAATTGATACTATTTTATATGGTAGAAAAAGCTATGATTTATGGGGACAATATATTCCAAAAAATGAAGACCCTGATACCGAAAAGGAAATTTGGAAATTGGTTCATAGTAAAAAGAAATATGTTTTTTCCAGAACACAAAATGAGATACATAATCAAGCAATATTTATAAATGATAATCTTCTTGAAGAAGTAAATAAATTGAAGAAAAAGTCTGGTAAAGACATCTGGCTTTATGGTGGAGCGAGTCTCATTACAACTTTTATAAATTTGGGGCTTGTTGATGAATTTAGATTATCTATTCACCCTGTTGTTTTGGGAGAAGGAAAACCGTTGTTTATTGATTTAAAACAGAGGATAAATTTAAAAATGGTTAATACAAGAACATTTTCCTCTGGCGTTGTGCAAATAATATATCATTGGAATGATAACTAA
- a CDS encoding DnaD domain protein: MAKFRMVLTGFWRSSFNLEKMSSDDKLFYMYLLTNEKTTQIGIYEITTKEMALELDYTIEQVESLIERFCTHHKLIRYNPETCEIAIKNWGKNNLHRGGKPIMDCMTKELKEVKDTSLISYVCEGIEREEIVRLYDSYCNKEVEKEMSHKGEEHTINATEHDQIEEISRPCVTETGEEKQSSEENSNSDDDQQSQKSKDINEIVEFWDSNGFGLSNINAKHQLLSWLENSCFLHPKDVVLKAMGIACANNKRRLNYIVGILKNWKNESLLTIEEIDSYHDNQSSKQKSKQSTSIGAGRPIPGEFVLDLTAGED, from the coding sequence ATGGCAAAATTTCGTATGGTGTTAACTGGATTTTGGCGATCTTCATTTAATTTAGAGAAGATGTCTTCGGATGATAAATTATTTTACATGTATTTACTGACAAATGAAAAAACGACGCAAATTGGAATCTATGAAATAACAACAAAAGAAATGGCACTCGAATTAGATTATACGATTGAACAGGTGGAATCATTAATAGAACGTTTTTGTACACATCACAAATTAATTCGGTACAATCCAGAAACATGTGAAATCGCCATAAAAAACTGGGGGAAAAATAACCTTCATAGGGGCGGAAAACCAATCATGGATTGTATGACAAAAGAATTAAAAGAGGTCAAGGATACCTCGCTTATTTCGTATGTTTGCGAAGGAATTGAAAGAGAGGAAATCGTTCGCTTATATGATTCTTATTGTAATAAAGAAGTAGAGAAAGAAATGAGCCATAAGGGTGAAGAACATACAATCAATGCAACTGAACATGATCAAATTGAAGAAATCTCTCGCCCTTGTGTTACGGAAACTGGGGAAGAAAAACAATCCTCTGAAGAGAATTCAAATAGTGATGATGACCAACAAAGTCAAAAATCAAAAGATATAAACGAAATCGTAGAGTTCTGGGACAGCAATGGATTTGGCTTATCAAACATAAATGCCAAACACCAGCTGTTATCCTGGTTAGAGAATTCCTGCTTTTTACACCCTAAAGATGTCGTACTAAAAGCAATGGGTATTGCCTGTGCTAATAACAAGCGAAGGCTAAACTATATTGTTGGAATTCTTAAAAACTGGAAAAATGAGTCTTTATTAACCATTGAAGAAATTGATTCTTATCATGACAACCAGTCTTCTAAACAAAAATCCAAGCAGTCAACTTCTATTGGAGCTGGAAGACCGATTCCGGGTGAGTTCGTGCTTGATCTTACAGCGGGTGAGGATTGA
- a CDS encoding prolyl oligopeptidase family serine peptidase has product MLKSLRIFMLVILTSVLLCSFSLGAFAKGEKADTSYRSVIEIHDWGAAITKLILKIGKPVPKESITTDTFKVHVTRSDDRLASPQLEEGFREVTNAYVADQNGNPAVRGKYVVLEMKIGPTVSLGSPLNYYAGFNDWIQSDYTITQEKDIKMNAGKFGTISGLVIDTFAGETREIVDEFSAGQATYKDITLTYADYAPAKDKRKNPLIIWLHGGGEGGTDPTIPLSANKATSFATANIQSYFNGAYVLVPQTPTRWMEGISGGADGTSIYQEALISLIKDYVATNPDIDPNRIYIGGASNGGYMTMLMVRDYPGYFAAAFPVCEGLNNPLVSDGDILNMSQTPIWFVHAKNDRTLPPESNAIPTYNRLLEAGAKNVHLTLFDNVQDTSGLYKNADGTPYEYNGHWSWIYVYNNEVKTTINGETTTLMEWMAAQSR; this is encoded by the coding sequence ATGTTAAAAAGCTTAAGAATTTTCATGCTTGTTATTTTAACATCTGTACTATTATGTTCCTTTAGTCTTGGTGCATTTGCAAAGGGAGAAAAAGCAGACACATCCTATCGAAGTGTAATTGAGATACATGATTGGGGTGCAGCTATTACTAAACTGATTTTGAAAATTGGTAAACCTGTGCCTAAAGAATCTATTACAACTGATACATTTAAGGTACATGTTACAAGAAGCGATGATAGACTAGCATCACCACAATTAGAGGAAGGTTTTAGAGAGGTAACAAATGCCTATGTTGCTGATCAAAATGGAAACCCTGCAGTAAGAGGTAAATATGTGGTTTTAGAAATGAAGATTGGACCTACTGTTTCACTAGGTTCCCCTCTCAACTATTATGCTGGGTTTAATGATTGGATACAATCAGATTATACTATTACTCAAGAAAAAGACATAAAAATGAATGCTGGTAAATTCGGCACAATTTCTGGATTAGTGATTGATACCTTTGCAGGAGAAACGAGAGAAATAGTTGATGAATTCTCAGCTGGTCAGGCAACATACAAGGACATTACATTAACGTATGCAGATTATGCACCAGCAAAAGATAAGAGGAAAAATCCTTTAATCATCTGGTTGCATGGCGGTGGTGAAGGTGGTACCGATCCAACTATTCCATTATCCGCTAATAAAGCTACTTCCTTTGCAACGGCAAACATTCAATCTTATTTTAACGGTGCTTATGTATTAGTTCCACAAACACCTACGAGATGGATGGAGGGCATTTCAGGAGGAGCTGATGGAACTTCTATTTACCAAGAAGCTCTTATTTCATTAATTAAGGATTATGTCGCTACTAATCCTGATATCGATCCTAATAGAATCTACATTGGCGGTGCCTCAAACGGTGGATACATGACAATGTTAATGGTTCGGGACTATCCAGGATATTTTGCAGCAGCATTTCCAGTTTGTGAAGGTTTAAATAATCCTTTAGTTTCTGATGGAGATATTTTAAATATGTCTCAAACACCAATTTGGTTTGTTCATGCAAAAAATGATCGAACTTTACCTCCAGAAAGCAATGCAATTCCAACCTATAATCGTTTACTAGAAGCTGGAGCTAAGAATGTTCATTTAACACTTTTTGATAATGTTCAAGATACTTCAGGTTTATATAAAAATGCTGACGGTACACCATATGAATACAATGGTCACTGGTCGTGGATTTATGTTTATAATAACGAAGTAAAAACAACCATTAATGGTGAAACAACTACTCTAATGGAGTGGATGGCTGCACAGTCTCGTTAA
- a CDS encoding replication protein encodes MAECKKVNTDFWRDPVIKEMTWEEKYFYLYLLTNPQATQDGIYEISIEQLAEKTRLSIDNVQALIRSFTEHYKLINYNPETCEIHVKNEGEYFHDED; translated from the coding sequence ATGGCAGAATGTAAAAAGGTTAATACAGATTTTTGGAGAGACCCGGTTATAAAGGAGATGACATGGGAGGAAAAGTATTTTTATCTTTACTTACTCACGAATCCGCAAGCAACTCAAGACGGAATCTATGAAATTTCAATAGAACAATTAGCAGAGAAAACTCGTCTTTCGATCGACAATGTTCAAGCATTGATCCGCAGTTTCACTGAGCATTATAAATTGATTAACTACAACCCTGAAACATGTGAAATTCATGTTAAAAACGAGGGAGAATATTTTCATGATGAAGACTAA